One segment of Pyricularia oryzae 70-15 chromosome 3, whole genome shotgun sequence DNA contains the following:
- a CDS encoding 2Fe-2S iron-sulfur cluster binding domain-containing protein, with protein MSASNVFASSLRACRVAARQTAARVPAPRTSGSFLATARPARVSRQPTTFSLAKRSLSTTATRMHGHVTPPKPGEELYITFIDKDDMEHKLAVSAGDNLLDIAQAHDLEMEGACGGSCACSTCHVIVLDDKYYDAMPEPEDDENDMLDLAFGLTETSRLGCQVTMTKALDGMKVKLPSMTRNLQASDFK; from the exons ATGTCTGCATCCAACGTCTTCGCCAGCTCACTACGAGCTTGCAGAGTCGCCGCCAGGCAAACTGCAGCTCGTGTACCCGCTCCTCGCACCTCCGGCAGCTTCTTGGCGACTGCACGGCCCGCGCGAGTCTCCAGGCAGCCAACGACATTCAGCCTAGCAAAGAGATCTCTCTCTACGACAGCAACCAGGATGCATGGCCATGTAACTCCACCAAAGCCTGGTGAAGA gctctacatTACCTTTATAGACAAGGATGACATGGAGCACAAGCTAGCAGTTTCCGCCGGCGATAATCTCCTCGACATTGCCCAAGCGCACGACCTTGAGATGGAGG gaGCTTGCGGAGGCTCTTGTGCCTGCTCGACATGTCATGTCATAGTTCTGGATGACAAGTACTACGATGCGATGCCGGAACCTGAGGACGACGAGAACGACATGCTTGATTTGGCTTTTGGTCTTACCGAGACGAGCAGGTTGGGTTGCCAGGTTACCATGACCAAGGCGCTGGACGGAATGAAGGTCAAGTTGCCATCGATGACGAGGAATCTTCAGGCGAGCGATTTCAAATAG
- a CDS encoding endoglucanase IV has translation MKSAALLAALGSAGTVLAHGHVDYIIVEGVQYPGYDVTKYPWQSQQPTVVGWSATNTDNGFVEPNNFGSPDIICHRGAQPAKGHARVKAGDRILLQWDTWPESHHGPVIDYLARCSGNCETVDKTSLRFFKIGAGTYISGSPPGYWASDELIKNGFSWVVQIPASIAPGNYVLRHEIIALHGAPNANGAQAYPQCFNLEITGSGSTQPAGVAGTSLYTANDPGILFQLYQAPISYRVPGPPMMAGVPTTVSQFKMVATATSAPFTPGGGNQPNPPSPPPSQPPPPTNPQPTTPPGNGGGNCASLYGQCGGNGWAGATCCTSGSCRATNEWYSQCLP, from the coding sequence ATGAAATCCGCAGCCCTCCTAGCCGCGCTCGGCTCAGCCGGGACCGTATTGGCCCACGGCCACGTTGACTACATCATCGTCGAGGGCGTACAGTACCCAGGCTACGACGTAACCAAATACCCATGGCAGTCCCAGCAGCCAACCGTTGTCGGCTGGTCGGCCACCAACACCGACAACGGCTTCGTCGAGCCCAACAACTTTGGCTCACCAGACATCATCTGCCACCGCGGGGCACAGCCCGCAAAGGGCCACGCGCGGGTCAAGGCTGGCGACAGGATCCTGCTGCAGTGGGACACATGGCCAGAGTCGCACCACGGACCCGTCATCGACTACCTCGCGCGGTGCTCGGGCAACTGCGAGACGGTCGACAAGACCTCGCTCCGATTCTTCAAGATCGGGGCGGGCACCTACATCTCCGGGTCGCCGCCGGGATACTGGGCGTCCGACGAGCTGATCAAGAACGGCTTCTCGTGGGTGGTGCAGATCCCCGCCAGCATCGCGCCGGGCAACTACGTGCTGCGCCACGAGATCATCGCCCTGCACGGCGCCCCCAACGCCAACGGCGCCCAGGCCTACCCCCAGTGCTTCAACCTCGAGATCACGGGGTCCGGGTCGACGCAGCCGGCCGGAGTCGCGGGCACGAGCCTGTACACCGCAAACGACCCGGGCATCCTGTTCCAGCTGTACCAGGCGCCCATCAGCTACCGGGTTCCCGGACCGCCAATGATggccggcgtgcccaccaCCGTCTCCCAGTTCAAGATGGTTGCGACGGCCACCAGCGCGCCTTTCAcccccggcggcggcaaccaGCCCAACCCTCCAAGCCCGCCTCCATCCCAGCCTCCTCCGCCGACCAACCCTCAACCGACAACCCCTCCAGGCAACGGAGGCGGCAACTGTGCCAGCTTGTATGGCCAGTGTGGCGGCAATGGCTGGGCCGGAGCAACATGCTGTACCTCTGGGAGCTGCAGGGCCACCAACGAGTGGTACTCGCAGTGTCTTCCTTGA
- a CDS encoding endoribonuclease L-PSP, whose amino-acid sequence MSSPKFFTYSGFGQKLSDDANYSQSVRLGNEIKTSGQGGWDTQTGKISEKYEEELDQAFDNLDVALKDAGGKGLEQVYKVNMYLTIEMTEEVFGQTAAVLKKRFPNHRPLLTVVGVTTLAFPEMHVEIEVSAYDPK is encoded by the exons ATGTCTTCTCCCAAGTTCTTCACCTACTCGGGTTTCGGCCAAAAGCTCAGCGATGACGCAAACTATTCGCAGTCAGTTCGTCTCGGAAACGAAATCAAGACTTCTGGACAGG GCGGCTGGGACACCCAGACCGGCAAGATCAGTGAAAAGTACGAGGAGGAGCTTGACCAGGCCTTTGACAACCTGGACGTGGCCCTCAAAGACGCCGGCGGCAAGGGGCTGGAGCAGGTCTACAAGGTCAACATGTACCTGACGATCGAGATGACGGAAGAGGTCTTTGGGCAGACCGCGGCCGTCCTAAAGAAACGCTTCCCAAACCACAGGCCGCTTCTGACCGTGGTTGGGGTCACGACGCTGGCGTTCCCGGAGATGCATGTCGAGATTGAAGTCTCTGCCTATGATCCTAAATAG